CTGATATTAGCAGGCCTGATTGTAGGAGGCGTCTTTCTTATCCGGTGGGCGCTTAACCGTCCCGGTGGCGGATGGCATGAAGGTACCGCAAATGACAAACAAACTGCAGAAGAAATCCTTGATGAGCGGTATGCCAAAGG
This is a stretch of genomic DNA from Sediminispirochaeta bajacaliforniensis DSM 16054. It encodes these proteins:
- a CDS encoding SHOCT domain-containing protein encodes the protein MILILAGLIVGGVFLIRWALNRPGGGWHEGTANDKQTAEEILDERYAKGEISREEYMQMKADLGNKA